A single genomic interval of Penaeus monodon isolate SGIC_2016 chromosome 30, NSTDA_Pmon_1, whole genome shotgun sequence harbors:
- the LOC119592265 gene encoding craniofacial development protein 2-like, which yields MAKKNICIGTWNVRSLKDEGKLEVLVNEISTISWNVVGVSELRWTGIGETSTDDGHKLWYSEFAKRHHLVVANTLHNHKLSRRTTWHSPDGVTHNQIDYILVDRRFQTGINRPKTRTLKKTDIGSDHDPVMMTFRMRHSKEKKVSQRCTKFDLEKLKDREVAEKYRSSQMAGRFAPLLLLTNEEPQQLCDQFTDITFNTANEILGKARPIKRPRITPEILQKCEERRELKKNRFTNNESLGQYRKANKEVKRAIIKAKDNWVEKQAEDIEQSLAVNNSRKA from the exons ATGGCGAAAAAGAACATATGCATTGGCACTTGGAACGTAAGATCACTAAAAGATGAGGGAAAACTAGAAGTGTTGGTAAACGAGATCTCTACCATCTCTTGGAATGTTGTGGGAGTTTCAGAACTTAGATGGACTGGCATTGGAGAAACGAGCACAGATGATGGACACAAGTTGTGGTACAGCG AATTTGCCAAAAGACATCACTTAGTTGTGGCTAATACTCTCCATAATCATAAACTATCGAGAAGAACAACGTGGCATTCACCAGATGGAGTCACACATAATCAAATAGATTATATTCTTGTGGACAGAAGATTCCAAACTGGAATAAACAGACCCAAAAcgagaactttaaaaaaaacggaTATTGGTAGTGATCACGACCCAGTTATGATGACATTCAGAATGCGACATTCTAAAGAGAAGAAGGTTTCGCAGAGATGCACAAAGTTTGACTTGGAAAAGCTGAAAGACAGGGAAGTAGCAGAAAAGTATAGAAGCTCACAAATGGCGGGGAGATTTGCACCACTCTTGCTGCTCACAAATGAAGAACCACAGCAGCTCTGTGACCAGTTCACTGATATAACTTTCAACACAGCAAATGAGATTTTAGGAAAAGCCAGACCAATTAAAAGACCACGGATAACACCAGAAATCCTACAAAAgtgtgaagaaagaagagaactaaagaaaaatagatttaccAACAATGAAAGTCTGGGCCAGTATAGAAAGGCAAACAAGGAGGTAAAAAGAGCTATCATCAAAGCAAAAGATAATTGGGTTGAAAAACAAGCTGAAGATATTGAACAAAGCTTAGCAGTAAACAATTCTAGAAAAGCCTAA